A part of Aegilops tauschii subsp. strangulata cultivar AL8/78 chromosome 2, Aet v6.0, whole genome shotgun sequence genomic DNA contains:
- the LOC141041441 gene encoding uncharacterized protein has translation MWDFNLISRADEMSKQNVNLRLLRTFRAAIDDLHLKELPLKGHRFTWSNERINTTHTKIDKVLKPQTLPNEFKFRAFLKARLLALAAIDRIKWRQKSRLVGIRAGDASTKLFFIRANGRRRKNHIPYLHKDDGTVASNHNDKAGILLRHFTDLLGSSSNPTQVLNCDFLGLARTNLSHLDRPIDLDELQAAINNMDTEKAPGPDGFIGLFFRKCWHIIKMDLLNALNKLSTLDGKTWSLLNSAFIVLIPKKEAALPPSDFRPISLTHSVAKILGKLPRALHQSWTTSSPIVKVHFSKSVAFKRISSIYRLSSSSYTMH, from the exons ATGTGGGATTTCAATCTCATCAGCCGTGccgacgagatgagcaagcaaaATGTCAACCTTCGCTTGCTTCGGACTTTCAGAGCAGCCATTGATGATCTCCATCTTAAAGAGTTGCCTCTCAAGGGTCACCGCTTCACTTGGTCAAATGAAAGAATCAACACCACCCACACCAAGATCGACAAGGTCCT AAAGCCGCAGACTCTGCCTAATGAGTTCAAATTCCGAGCCTTCCTCAAGGCAAGATTACTTGCTCTTGCTGCAATTGACAGGATCAAGTGGCGGCAAAAATCCCGACTAGTCGGGATAAGGGCTGGAGATGCTAGCACAAAGTTATTTTTCATCCGTGCCAATGGCCGAAGACGAAAAAACCACATCCCATATCTTCACAAGGATGATGGTACTGTTGCTAGCAATCACAATGACAAAGCAGGGATCCTGTTGCGACACTTCACCGACTTGTTGGGTTCCAGCAGCAACCCTACTCAGGTGCTTAATTGCGACTTCCTCGGCCTCGCCCGCACTAACCTGAGCCACCTCGACCGCCCCATTGATCTTGATGAATTGCAGGCAGCAATCAACAACATGGACACTGAAAAAGCACCGGGACCTGACGGTTTCATTGGCCTCTTCTTCAGAAAGTGCTGGCACATCATCAAGATGGATTTGCTCAATGCCCTGAACAAACTATCCACGCTTGATGGGAAAACCTGGAGCCTGCTGAACTCGGCATTCATAGTGCTAATCCCAAAAAAAGAAGCAGCTCTTCCGCCCTCGGATTTCAGACCAATCAGCCTAACCCACAGTGTCGCCAAAATTCTTGGGAAGTTGCCCCGCGCTTTGCACCAGAGCTGGACAACCTCATCTCCCATAGTCAAAGTGCATTTCTCAAAGTCCGTTGCATTCAAGAGAATCTCCTCTATATACAGGCTATCGTCCAGCAGCTACACTATGCACtaa